A single window of Candidatus Margulisiibacteriota bacterium DNA harbors:
- the alr gene encoding alanine racemase — MKRAFAEINLRKVAENLETYHAKLSRGTEILGVVKADAYGHGAPAVAKKLAASGVNYFGVAWLSEAQELRQSGITAPILIFSQPAEQYIPHLIELAVAQTVYDYAFVERLAAAAPDKVKVHVKVDTGMNRVGLRPQDLPEFLRKVKNLKNIEVEGLFTHLACLDAAGQKQLEKFAACLAAAQEILPDIKYIHALSSQALLVFPQAQYNMVRLGIGLYRGALAFKSRVMAVKTIPAGESVSYGATFTAPKPTRLATISAGYADGLSRLLSNRGRVLINGRSCKLCGNICMDMCLAVVDDSVSAGDEVVLIGRQGGAEITAQELADLTGTIDYEIMCGIGKRVPRFYADTE; from the coding sequence ATGAAAAGAGCGTTTGCGGAAATAAATTTGCGGAAAGTGGCGGAAAATCTCGAAACTTACCACGCCAAATTAAGCCGCGGGACGGAAATTTTGGGCGTGGTCAAGGCTGATGCCTACGGTCATGGCGCTCCGGCCGTGGCCAAAAAACTGGCGGCCAGCGGTGTTAATTATTTTGGCGTGGCCTGGTTGAGCGAAGCGCAGGAACTGCGCCAGAGCGGGATCACCGCGCCGATCCTGATCTTTAGCCAGCCCGCGGAACAATATATCCCCCACCTGATCGAACTGGCGGTCGCGCAGACGGTTTACGACTACGCTTTTGTTGAGCGGCTGGCCGCGGCCGCGCCGGACAAAGTAAAAGTGCATGTCAAAGTGGATACCGGCATGAACCGCGTCGGCCTCCGTCCGCAAGACCTGCCGGAGTTTTTGCGAAAAGTAAAAAATTTAAAAAATATCGAGGTGGAGGGACTCTTCACGCATCTGGCTTGTCTGGACGCGGCGGGGCAAAAACAGCTGGAAAAATTTGCCGCCTGTCTGGCGGCGGCTCAGGAAATTTTGCCGGATATTAAATATATTCATGCGCTCAGTTCACAGGCGCTGCTGGTGTTTCCGCAGGCGCAGTACAATATGGTCAGGCTCGGCATTGGTTTGTACCGCGGCGCGCTGGCTTTTAAATCGCGCGTCATGGCTGTCAAGACCATTCCCGCCGGCGAGTCCGTGAGTTACGGCGCGACTTTCACGGCGCCAAAACCGACGCGCTTGGCGACTATTTCCGCCGGTTACGCTGACGGTCTGAGCCGCCTGCTTTCCAACCGCGGCCGCGTCTTGATCAACGGCCGCTCCTGTAAACTTTGCGGAAACATCTGTATGGATATGTGCCTGGCTGTTGTGGACGACAGCGTCTCGGCCGGTGACGAGGTGGTCTTGATCGGGCGGCAGGGCGGCGCGGAAATTACGGCGCAGGAATTGGCGGATTTGACCGGCACTATTGATTATGAGATTATGTGCGGCATTGGCAAACGCGTTCCGCGTTTTTACGCCGATACGGAGTAA
- a CDS encoding CDP-alcohol phosphatidyltransferase family protein, with translation MDKFVMSLSFSMFFWRDRRGLKTYEKKFLRLINFFRWFRCTPNFLTAVAVFFALLGGGFVLYGRPWEAVGCFFLAWFFTYFDGIYARQTGLESRLGKFWNALANMLCDILLLAPLLISLIFADSYFLVVVLLSVLLLRGLTLFVWQQAEILKLKAPRLFFSRTEFWLIFNICLLLDWLPVAVIGSALLLLAILLHLLYQICQALLPRTVPKSPARATVRNKNKNKIKSKK, from the coding sequence ATGGATAAATTTGTTATGTCGCTGAGTTTCTCGATGTTTTTCTGGCGGGACCGGCGCGGCTTAAAAACTTACGAAAAGAAATTTTTGCGCCTGATAAATTTTTTTCGCTGGTTCCGTTGCACGCCCAACTTTTTGACCGCGGTGGCGGTTTTTTTTGCGCTGCTGGGCGGCGGTTTTGTGCTTTACGGCCGGCCCTGGGAAGCGGTCGGCTGTTTTTTTCTGGCCTGGTTTTTTACTTATTTTGACGGCATTTACGCGCGGCAAACCGGTCTGGAAAGCAGATTGGGTAAATTTTGGAACGCGCTGGCCAATATGCTCTGCGACATTTTGCTTTTGGCGCCGCTGCTCATCAGCTTGATTTTTGCGGACAGTTATTTTCTGGTCGTTGTGCTTTTGAGCGTTTTGCTTTTGCGCGGCCTGACGCTGTTCGTCTGGCAGCAGGCCGAGATTTTGAAGCTGAAAGCGCCGCGCTTATTTTTCAGCCGTACGGAATTTTGGCTGATCTTCAACATCTGTCTACTTTTGGATTGGTTGCCGGTGGCAGTTATTGGTAGCGCTTTGTTGCTGCTGGCTATCCTGCTGCATTTGCTGTATCAAATTTGTCAGGCGCTGCTGCCCAGAACCGTGCCGAAATCTCCAGCGCGCGCCACGGTCAGAAATAAAAACAAAAATAAAATAAAGAGCAAAAAATGA
- the bioB gene encoding biotin synthase BioB — protein sequence MLTAADGLAILNTPAAELPELMRQAREIRDRHTGQHAQLCSIVNAKSGSCPEDCAYCAQSARHQTGVATYALLPPEKILARALLAKKNGAHCFGIVTSGKGLAPQDLERVLAAVRLIAAEDIHAAASLGILDSSALQKLKTAGLRRYHHNLETAESYFPQICTTHTYADRVRTARAAKEAGLELCCGGIVGLGESKEQVVEFVQAIAELSPESVPLNFLNPVAGTRLENLPPLSVDAICRTIALFRFFLPDKNIGVMGGREQLLKDRQDLVFAAGANGFMLGDYLTTAGNSVEKDHELVTAAGLSV from the coding sequence ATGCTTACCGCCGCCGACGGCCTCGCTATTCTCAACACTCCCGCCGCCGAGCTGCCGGAGTTAATGCGTCAGGCGCGGGAGATCCGCGACAGGCATACCGGCCAGCACGCCCAGCTCTGCAGTATCGTCAACGCGAAATCCGGCTCCTGCCCGGAGGACTGCGCTTACTGCGCCCAGTCCGCGCGCCATCAGACCGGCGTGGCGACTTACGCGCTTTTGCCGCCGGAGAAAATTTTAGCCAGAGCGCTGCTCGCCAAAAAAAACGGCGCGCATTGTTTCGGTATTGTGACTTCCGGCAAAGGCTTGGCGCCGCAGGATCTGGAGCGGGTGCTCGCCGCCGTGCGCTTGATCGCCGCGGAAGACATTCACGCCGCCGCCTCGCTGGGTATACTGGACAGCTCCGCTCTGCAAAAATTAAAAACCGCGGGCTTACGCCGCTATCATCACAATTTGGAAACGGCGGAGTCTTATTTTCCGCAGATCTGCACAACGCACACTTACGCGGATCGGGTGCGGACAGCGCGCGCGGCCAAAGAGGCTGGTTTGGAATTATGCTGCGGCGGCATTGTGGGTCTGGGCGAGAGCAAGGAGCAGGTCGTGGAGTTTGTGCAGGCCATCGCGGAGCTATCACCGGAATCCGTGCCCTTGAATTTTCTCAATCCTGTCGCCGGCACGCGTTTGGAAAACCTGCCGCCGTTGAGCGTCGACGCTATTTGCCGAACTATCGCCCTGTTCCGCTTTTTTCTGCCGGACAAAAATATCGGCGTGATGGGCGGCCGCGAGCAATTATTGAAAGACCGGCAGGATCTGGTTTTCGCCGCCGGCGCTAATGGCTTCATGCTCGGCGATTATCTCACCACCGCCGGTAATTCTGTTGAAAAAGATCATGAGCTGGTGACGGCGGCCGGGCTGTCCGTTTAG
- a CDS encoding helix-turn-helix domain-containing protein, producing MGERVNDAELKALFSKKLQLLRRHSRKTIEETADFLDLEYAQYYRLLKGYRLPHLVTLFNISRAYGLDLNWWFKELSETERKNVLLKESAAEAKLLRGFSRLDKKAKNFAQKILQDFLRYRAVN from the coding sequence GTGGGCGAACGGGTAAATGACGCCGAACTCAAAGCGTTGTTTAGTAAAAAATTGCAATTACTCCGCAGGCACAGCCGCAAAACCATTGAAGAAACTGCCGATTTTTTGGATCTGGAGTACGCGCAGTATTACCGGCTGCTTAAAGGCTATCGGCTGCCCCATTTGGTGACGCTGTTTAATATCAGCAGGGCGTACGGCCTGGATTTAAACTGGTGGTTTAAAGAGCTTTCGGAGACCGAGCGGAAAAATGTTTTGCTCAAAGAAAGCGCCGCGGAAGCAAAACTGCTGAGGGGTTTTAGCCGGCTGGATAAAAAGGCCAAAAATTTTGCCCAGAAGATTTTGCAGGATTTTTTGCGTTATCGCGCGGTTAATTAA
- a CDS encoding phosphatidylglycerophosphatase A, producing the protein MRKNKGRKIVFAFNSYGLGHATRTMPLVRAAIDYGYQTYIIAYGRSLAFLRQELGQTVAGYFELPDYSFNRVFRKKGFSSRRFLLNSPLFVKEVLDEHKAFLRLQAKYKFDLVFSDSRMGIYLPDKPSYFLSNQLKQSTARATWFGEIFTENYMRRVKKHFTKFIVPDTEENSISGLLTHDFWFLKKKDVEYIGILSMLKKRRTKRKLDYFISISGPEPQRTVFEEKILASLDALQGRQTVITLGAPEKTGYHKKIGTVEIFGSLNRKQQEEMMNAAALVVTRSGYSTVMDLAELEKKALLIPTDGQPEQEYLARYHKLLGNNHVARLKKLDLRRDLELAKGYPGYKAEHKTADSVKKFLALLSRQIQPPGKTVPDEQKPGRLLYRRIIDFLATAGYVGYLPKAPGTWGSLLAVLIYASVVNTVNLLAFWDFFWFYHWLVAGLFLLGVFVSGEYDRLHQKQDAREIVIDEVVGQSLTFLLALWLTSFFAGWLGNFLLFIPNPNLLLWMPDSPAKIMLIIMNGGVTALGFALFRFFDIVKPLGIHRSQKLPRGWGVMLDDVLAGVYAAVALAALFWLLVWHLGLISA; encoded by the coding sequence ATGCGCAAGAATAAAGGGCGAAAAATCGTTTTCGCTTTCAATTCCTATGGCCTGGGACACGCGACGCGCACTATGCCTCTGGTGCGGGCGGCGATCGACTATGGCTATCAGACATACATCATCGCTTACGGCCGTTCGCTGGCTTTCTTGCGGCAGGAATTAGGCCAGACCGTTGCCGGGTATTTTGAGCTGCCGGACTATTCTTTTAACCGGGTTTTCCGCAAAAAAGGTTTTTCCTCGCGCCGTTTTTTGCTGAACTCGCCGCTTTTTGTCAAAGAAGTTCTGGACGAGCACAAAGCCTTTTTGCGGCTGCAGGCCAAATATAAATTTGATCTGGTCTTTTCGGATTCACGCATGGGCATTTATCTGCCGGATAAACCCAGCTATTTTTTGTCCAATCAGCTCAAGCAGTCCACCGCGCGCGCGACCTGGTTTGGCGAGATTTTTACGGAAAATTATATGCGCCGCGTCAAAAAACATTTTACGAAATTCATTGTGCCGGACACGGAGGAAAATTCGATCTCCGGTCTGCTGACGCACGACTTTTGGTTTCTTAAGAAAAAAGACGTGGAGTACATCGGTATTTTGTCGATGCTGAAAAAACGCCGGACTAAAAGGAAGCTGGATTATTTTATTTCGATCTCTGGCCCTGAGCCGCAGCGCACGGTGTTTGAGGAAAAAATATTGGCTTCCCTTGACGCGCTGCAGGGGCGCCAGACTGTCATCACGCTGGGCGCGCCGGAAAAAACCGGCTATCATAAAAAGATCGGCACGGTCGAGATTTTCGGCAGTTTAAACCGGAAACAGCAGGAAGAAATGATGAACGCCGCCGCGCTGGTCGTAACGCGCTCCGGTTACTCTACGGTCATGGATCTGGCGGAGCTGGAAAAAAAGGCGCTTTTGATCCCGACGGACGGTCAGCCCGAGCAGGAATATTTGGCGCGCTATCACAAACTGCTTGGCAATAATCATGTGGCGCGGCTGAAGAAACTCGATCTGCGCCGCGACCTCGAGCTAGCCAAGGGTTATCCGGGCTACAAGGCGGAACATAAAACCGCTGACAGCGTGAAAAAATTTTTAGCTTTGCTCAGCCGGCAGATCCAGCCGCCGGGAAAAACTGTTCCGGACGAGCAGAAGCCCGGCAGATTATTATATAGAAGGATAATCGATTTTCTGGCCACGGCGGGTTATGTCGGCTATTTGCCCAAAGCGCCCGGCACCTGGGGCAGTTTGCTGGCTGTCCTGATATACGCCAGCGTAGTGAATACCGTAAATCTGCTGGCGTTTTGGGATTTTTTCTGGTTTTACCATTGGCTGGTGGCAGGGCTTTTTCTGCTCGGCGTTTTTGTTTCCGGCGAGTACGATCGCCTGCACCAAAAACAAGACGCCCGCGAAATTGTTATCGATGAAGTGGTTGGCCAGTCCCTGACTTTTTTGCTGGCTTTGTGGCTGACCTCTTTTTTTGCCGGCTGGCTGGGCAATTTTTTATTGTTCATCCCAAATCCGAATTTGCTTTTGTGGATGCCGGATTCGCCGGCCAAAATAATGCTGATAATTATGAACGGCGGCGTCACCGCGCTGGGTTTTGCCTTGTTTCGCTTTTTTGATATAGTGAAACCGCTGGGAATTCACCGCAGCCAAAAACTGCCGCGCGGCTGGGGCGTGATGCTAGACGACGTGCTGGCCGGCGTCTATGCCGCTGTGGCTTTGGCCGCTTTGTTTTGGCTGCTGGTGTGGCATTTGGGCTTAATTTCGGCATAA
- the dnaX gene encoding DNA polymerase III subunit gamma/tau → MAHLALYRKYRSQDFDTIIGQQPIVQTLKNALQQDKLAHAYIFAGPRGTGKTSLARILAKALNCADGVTVKPCCQCPMCEKIRDGTAVDVIELDAASNRGIDEIRKLREQVNYNPLEQACRYKVYIIDEAHMLTTEAFNALLKTLEEPPEQTVFVLATTEIQKIPPTILSRCQRFDFKRITVPEIEAHLQTICQKENVTIDSRAVNYLARLADGCMRDALSLLDRLISAEGTDLTFEKTLSSLGTALNTALAELLEKIIVRDLTGALEFTGRLTADGKDLRQVGRDLLDCLRDLLLLSLRAGQALDLSAEDLAALQAVADKTTAAELKRMIAVFARAEQDMRWNPNVCLVFELAVLELCAPPPTETPPRAAAPPLNAAAAAFNAVAPSQATMVKPVFSPPPQNETPPDAPQTINMSAAHSAAAPPALDPAQPLTFAAVKQSWNFFLNKVKQKKPLLLTLLCESRPKTYADGALVLQLKESYGFHKNKLLEPQNKNLICGLLKDVYGREVNFDVVLEAYAAEPADQKTQWVKELFPG, encoded by the coding sequence ATGGCGCATCTGGCTCTTTACCGCAAATACCGCTCGCAGGATTTTGACACGATAATCGGCCAGCAGCCGATCGTGCAGACGCTCAAAAACGCGCTGCAGCAGGATAAATTGGCGCACGCTTATATTTTTGCCGGGCCGCGCGGCACGGGCAAAACCAGTCTGGCGCGGATTTTGGCCAAGGCCTTGAACTGCGCCGACGGCGTGACGGTCAAGCCCTGCTGCCAGTGCCCCATGTGCGAAAAGATCCGCGACGGCACGGCGGTGGACGTCATCGAGCTGGACGCCGCTTCCAACCGCGGCATCGACGAAATTCGCAAGCTGCGCGAGCAGGTCAACTACAATCCGCTGGAACAGGCCTGCCGCTACAAAGTGTACATCATTGACGAAGCGCACATGCTGACGACCGAAGCTTTTAACGCGCTGCTCAAAACTCTGGAAGAGCCGCCCGAACAAACGGTGTTCGTGCTGGCGACCACCGAGATCCAAAAAATACCGCCGACTATTCTCTCGCGCTGCCAGCGTTTTGATTTTAAACGGATCACCGTGCCGGAGATAGAGGCGCATCTCCAAACCATTTGTCAAAAAGAAAACGTGACCATCGACAGCCGCGCCGTGAATTATCTGGCGCGTTTGGCGGATGGCTGTATGCGCGACGCCCTGTCTTTGCTGGACCGCCTGATCTCCGCGGAAGGCACAGACCTTACTTTTGAAAAAACCCTGTCCTCTCTGGGCACGGCTTTGAATACCGCGCTGGCCGAGCTGCTGGAGAAAATCATTGTCCGCGATCTGACCGGCGCTCTAGAATTCACCGGCCGCTTGACCGCCGACGGTAAAGATTTACGGCAGGTTGGCCGTGATCTGCTGGATTGTCTGCGCGATCTATTGCTGCTGTCTTTGCGCGCGGGGCAGGCTCTGGATTTGAGCGCGGAAGATCTGGCGGCGCTGCAAGCTGTGGCGGACAAGACTACCGCCGCGGAACTAAAAAGAATGATCGCCGTTTTTGCCCGCGCGGAGCAGGACATGCGCTGGAATCCCAATGTGTGTTTGGTTTTTGAGCTGGCTGTTCTGGAATTATGCGCGCCGCCGCCAACTGAGACGCCGCCGCGCGCCGCTGCGCCGCCCTTGAATGCTGCCGCAGCGGCGTTCAACGCCGTTGCGCCGTCCCAAGCCACGATGGTCAAACCGGTTTTCTCTCCGCCTCCGCAAAACGAAACTCCGCCGGATGCGCCGCAGACAATAAATATGTCTGCGGCGCATAGCGCCGCAGCGCCGCCCGCGCTCGATCCGGCTCAGCCGCTGACTTTTGCCGCCGTCAAACAATCCTGGAATTTTTTCCTGAACAAAGTCAAGCAAAAAAAACCGCTGCTGCTGACATTACTATGTGAGTCCCGGCCAAAAACTTATGCTGACGGCGCGCTGGTTTTGCAGCTCAAGGAAAGTTACGGCTTTCACAAAAATAAACTGCTTGAGCCGCAGAACAAAAATCTCATTTGCGGCCTGCTCAAAGATGTTTACGGACGGGAAGTAAATTTTGACGTAGTTCTGGAAGCCTATGCCGCCGAGCCAGCTGACCAGAAAACGCAGTGGGTGAAGGAATTGTTTCCAGGCTGA